One Citrobacter amalonaticus genomic window carries:
- a CDS encoding CobW family GTP-binding protein, whose amino-acid sequence MTKTNLITGFLGSGKTTSILHLLAHKDPAEKWAVLVNEFGEVGIDGALLADSGALLKEIPGGCMCCVNGLPMQVGLNTLLRQGKPDRLLIEPTGLGHPKQILSLLTAPVYEPWIDLRATLCILDPRGLLDEKSVTNENFRDQLAAADIIVANKTDRATAESERALQTWWQQFGGNRQLVQADHGQIDGQLLDLPRLNLAELPTSAAHSHSHPEQRGLAALSLPTQQRWRRSLNSGQGHQACGWIFDADTVFDTIGLLEWARLAPVGRVKGVMRIPEGLVRINRQGEDLHIETQNVAPPDSRIELISSTEADWNTLQSALLKLRLAEHA is encoded by the coding sequence GTGACCAAAACTAACCTCATCACTGGTTTCCTCGGCAGCGGAAAAACCACTTCGATCCTTCATCTGTTAGCACATAAAGACCCCGCCGAAAAATGGGCGGTACTGGTCAATGAGTTCGGTGAGGTCGGCATTGACGGCGCTCTGCTTGCTGATAGCGGCGCGTTGCTCAAAGAGATCCCTGGCGGCTGCATGTGCTGCGTGAACGGCCTGCCCATGCAGGTTGGACTGAATACTCTGTTGCGACAGGGGAAACCCGACCGCCTGCTGATCGAACCAACTGGACTGGGGCACCCGAAACAGATCCTCTCCCTCCTCACCGCACCGGTGTATGAGCCCTGGATCGACCTGCGCGCCACGTTGTGCATTCTTGACCCACGTGGATTGCTGGATGAAAAAAGCGTCACCAATGAGAACTTCCGCGATCAGTTAGCTGCAGCAGATATCATCGTGGCGAATAAAACCGATCGTGCGACTGCGGAAAGTGAACGCGCGCTGCAAACCTGGTGGCAACAGTTTGGCGGCAACCGTCAGTTGGTGCAGGCCGATCACGGTCAGATTGACGGACAGTTACTCGATTTACCGCGTCTGAATCTGGCTGAATTGCCCACCAGCGCTGCGCACTCGCACAGCCATCCAGAACAGCGAGGATTGGCGGCGCTGAGCCTGCCAACTCAACAACGCTGGCGTCGCAGCCTGAACAGCGGTCAAGGGCATCAGGCCTGCGGCTGGATTTTTGATGCCGATACGGTCTTTGACACCATCGGACTGCTGGAATGGGCGCGACTGGCGCCGGTTGGCCGGGTGAAGGGAGTCATGCGTATTCCGGAAGGCCTCGTGCGCATTAATCGCCAGGGCGAGGATCTACACATTGAAACGCAGAACGTCGCGCCGCCGGACAGTCGTATTGAACTGATTTCCAGTACCGAGGCAGACTGGAATACGTTGCAGAGCGCATTGTTGAAGCTTCGTTTAGCTGAACACGCGTAA
- a CDS encoding phosphatase PAP2 family protein, producing MKIRLPLILLLNVAGLALFMSWYMPVNHGFWFPVDAGIFHFFNQKLVESQAFLWLVAITNNRAFDACSLLAMGCLMLSFWLKETPAGRRRIVIIGLVMLLTAVVLNQAGQALLPVKRASPTLSFESIYRVSELLHISTKDASKDSFPGDHGMMLLIFAAFMLRYFGKAAGFIGLIIVVVFAFPRVMIGAHWFTDIAVGSLTVVLIGLPWCLLTPLSDRLIALFDNYLPGKNKQILNK from the coding sequence ATGAAAATCCGGTTACCACTGATACTTCTGCTGAATGTTGCCGGTCTGGCGTTATTCATGAGCTGGTATATGCCCGTGAATCATGGATTCTGGTTCCCGGTTGACGCCGGCATTTTCCACTTCTTTAACCAGAAACTGGTAGAGAGCCAGGCCTTCCTGTGGCTGGTCGCCATCACCAATAATCGGGCGTTTGATGCCTGTTCTCTGTTGGCGATGGGTTGTCTGATGCTGAGTTTCTGGCTGAAAGAGACGCCTGCAGGCCGCCGACGTATTGTCATCATCGGCCTGGTGATGCTGCTTACCGCCGTGGTTCTGAACCAGGCCGGTCAGGCGCTGCTGCCCGTCAAACGCGCAAGTCCGACGCTCAGTTTCGAGAGTATTTATCGCGTCAGCGAATTGCTGCATATTTCGACGAAGGATGCGTCCAAAGACAGTTTCCCTGGCGATCATGGGATGATGCTGCTTATTTTCGCCGCATTTATGCTGCGCTATTTCGGAAAAGCCGCAGGGTTTATCGGCCTTATTATTGTTGTGGTTTTTGCTTTTCCGCGCGTCATGATCGGTGCCCACTGGTTCACCGATATCGCAGTAGGATCATTAACCGTGGTTCTAATTGGCCTGCCCTGGTGTCTCCTGACCCCGTTAAGCGATCGTCTTATCGCGCTTTTCGACAATTATCTTCCTGGCAAAAACAAACAAATCTTAAACAAATAA
- the mepS gene encoding bifunctional murein DD-endopeptidase/murein LD-carboxypeptidase: MVKSQPILRYILRGIPAIAVAVLLSACSTTTNTAKNTHSETLGVNQEASSLQASQDEFESMVRNLDVKSRIMDQYADWKGVRYRLGGNSKKGIDCSSFVQRTFREQFGLELPRSTYEQQETGKSVSRTNLRTGDLVLFRAGSTGRHVGIYIGNNQFVHASTSSGVIISSMNEPYWKKRYNEARRVLSRS, from the coding sequence ATGGTCAAATCTCAACCGATCTTGAGATATATCTTGCGCGGGATTCCCGCGATAGCAGTCGCGGTACTGCTTTCTGCATGTAGCACTACCACAAACACCGCAAAGAACACGCATTCTGAGACGCTTGGTGTGAATCAAGAAGCTTCCTCACTGCAAGCTTCTCAGGATGAATTTGAGAGTATGGTACGTAACCTCGATGTTAAATCGCGGATTATGGATCAGTATGCTGACTGGAAAGGCGTGCGCTATCGTCTCGGCGGCAACTCCAAAAAAGGTATTGATTGTTCCAGCTTTGTACAGCGTACATTCCGTGAACAGTTTGGTTTAGAACTCCCACGCTCCACCTACGAGCAGCAGGAAACCGGTAAGTCCGTTTCACGCACTAATCTGCGTACCGGCGATCTGGTTCTGTTCCGCGCAGGTTCGACGGGCCGTCATGTTGGTATCTACATTGGCAACAACCAGTTTGTTCATGCCTCTACCAGCAGCGGTGTTATCATCTCCAGCATGAACGAGCCATACTGGAAGAAGCGCTATAACGAAGCGCGTCGGGTTCTGAGCCGCAGTTAA
- a CDS encoding cyclic di-GMP phosphodiesterase, translated as MFTHALTTGRKIVLTCLITGVVVAIVISSLQFVMAWHKREVKYDTLVSDIQHYLVSYFADLKSTADILQPLTLNTCKQVGAELTSRAAFSLNVRAFLLVKDKKAFCSSATGGMDALLTELVPSLDIGKDIDMAIIPGTPMMPNKPAMVIWYRNPLMVNSGVFTSLNINLTPYLLYTARQEDFDGIAIIVGNTVLSTFSDHLLTVDELDGSPEREAKINGVPVTIRLYATNWTWPDLWYALLLGGMGGIIASLLCYYVMSIRLRPGKEILTGIKRDQFYVVYQPVVDTQSLKVTGLEVLLRWKHPTAGEIPPDAFIHYAEAQHMIVPLTQHLFKLVARDAPTLQKVLPVGAKYGINIAPDHLHSNSFKDDVRQLVATMPPNHFQIVLEITERDMLQQHEASQLFEWLHAAGFEIAIDDFGTGHSALIYLERYTLDYLKIDRGFINAIGTETVTSPVLDAVLTLAKRLNMMTVAEGVETPEQAKWLHERGVRFLQGYWISRPLPLDEFVDWVSQPHALKW; from the coding sequence ATGTTCACACACGCCTTAACGACTGGTCGAAAAATCGTGCTTACCTGCCTGATTACCGGGGTTGTCGTTGCTATTGTTATCAGTAGCCTACAATTCGTGATGGCGTGGCATAAGCGGGAAGTTAAATACGACACGCTGGTTTCTGACATTCAGCATTACCTGGTTAGCTATTTTGCCGATCTCAAAAGTACTGCCGACATTCTCCAACCGTTGACTTTAAATACCTGTAAACAAGTCGGCGCAGAGCTCACTTCCCGTGCTGCCTTTAGCCTGAACGTTCGTGCCTTTTTGCTGGTCAAGGATAAGAAAGCCTTTTGCTCATCAGCAACCGGGGGCATGGATGCGCTGCTGACTGAACTGGTTCCCAGCCTCGATATTGGTAAAGATATCGATATGGCGATTATCCCGGGAACACCGATGATGCCCAATAAACCCGCAATGGTGATTTGGTATCGTAACCCCCTGATGGTGAATAGCGGCGTTTTCACCTCCCTGAATATCAACCTTACGCCGTATCTGCTCTATACCGCCCGCCAGGAAGACTTTGACGGGATTGCCATCATCGTCGGCAACACCGTCTTGTCGACCTTTTCAGACCATCTGCTCACCGTTGATGAACTCGACGGTTCACCGGAGCGCGAAGCAAAAATCAACGGTGTTCCGGTGACGATCAGGCTATACGCAACCAACTGGACCTGGCCCGACTTATGGTACGCCCTGCTTCTCGGCGGGATGGGGGGCATCATTGCGAGTTTACTCTGCTACTACGTCATGAGCATTCGCCTGCGGCCCGGAAAAGAGATCCTCACCGGGATCAAACGCGATCAGTTCTATGTCGTCTATCAGCCCGTCGTGGATACGCAGTCGCTGAAGGTCACCGGGCTGGAAGTGTTACTGCGCTGGAAACACCCAACGGCGGGAGAAATCCCGCCTGATGCGTTTATTCATTACGCTGAGGCCCAGCACATGATTGTGCCGCTGACCCAGCATCTGTTTAAACTGGTGGCGCGGGACGCCCCTACGCTGCAAAAAGTCCTCCCGGTTGGCGCTAAGTACGGTATTAACATTGCGCCTGACCACCTGCACAGCAACAGTTTTAAAGACGACGTTCGTCAGTTAGTCGCCACGATGCCGCCCAACCACTTCCAGATCGTGCTGGAAATTACTGAACGCGACATGCTCCAGCAGCATGAAGCGTCACAGTTATTTGAGTGGCTGCACGCCGCAGGCTTCGAAATTGCGATAGACGACTTCGGTACCGGCCACAGCGCGCTGATTTATCTGGAACGCTACACCCTGGATTATCTGAAAATCGATCGCGGTTTTATTAACGCCATTGGTACAGAAACCGTCACCTCGCCGGTGCTGGATGCGGTGCTGACACTCGCTAAACGCCTCAATATGATGACGGTAGCCGAAGGGGTGGAAACGCCTGAGCAGGCAAAATGGCTACATGAACGCGGGGTTCGCTTCCTTCAGGGCTACTGGATTAGCCGCCCGCTGCCGCTCGACGAATTTGTCGATTGGGTTTCACAGCCACACGCGCTGAAATGGTAA